In Mongoliitalea daihaiensis, one DNA window encodes the following:
- a CDS encoding branched-chain amino acid aminotransferase: protein MKTALAIEVTKTSQSKLAQTDFDNLLFGQTISDHMFVADYENGEWANSRIVPYEPLRLNPANATLHYGQSVFEGMKAYKNDAGEILLFRADANQKRLNASAQRMCIPEVPEEIFMEGLYKLLEVDQAWIPQKPGYSLYVRPFVFATDDYLGIRPSQKYSFMIFTCPVGQYYAKPVSVKVEQTYTRAAEGGTGFAKAAGNYAASLYPALQAQKQGYDQLLWTDGKTHQHIEESGTMNVMFVVNDTIITAPTHTGTILKGITRESVLILAKEMGYVVEERFMTVTELDKLLQAGKLTEAFGTGTAATIAHISKIHVNGQDYELPSKDDDAFSNQVLKKLDAIKYGKIADTHGWIRKV from the coding sequence ATGAAAACAGCATTAGCTATAGAGGTTACCAAAACCTCTCAATCCAAATTAGCTCAGACAGATTTTGATAATTTGTTGTTTGGTCAGACGATCAGTGATCATATGTTTGTGGCAGATTATGAAAATGGAGAATGGGCCAATTCTCGTATTGTTCCCTATGAGCCCTTAAGGCTCAATCCTGCCAATGCCACCTTGCATTATGGCCAATCTGTTTTTGAGGGAATGAAAGCATACAAAAACGATGCAGGTGAAATACTCCTTTTCAGAGCTGATGCCAATCAAAAGCGTCTGAATGCATCTGCTCAACGAATGTGTATCCCTGAGGTGCCTGAGGAGATTTTCATGGAGGGTTTGTATAAATTATTGGAGGTAGATCAAGCTTGGATCCCACAAAAACCTGGTTATTCCTTGTATGTGCGTCCATTTGTATTTGCTACCGATGATTATTTAGGAATTCGCCCTTCTCAGAAATACTCTTTTATGATTTTCACGTGCCCAGTAGGTCAATATTATGCCAAACCTGTGTCTGTAAAAGTAGAGCAGACCTATACTAGAGCCGCCGAGGGCGGGACAGGTTTTGCGAAGGCTGCGGGTAACTATGCAGCTTCTCTGTATCCTGCTCTGCAAGCTCAAAAGCAAGGATATGACCAATTGCTATGGACCGATGGTAAAACCCATCAACATATAGAAGAGTCAGGAACTATGAATGTGATGTTTGTAGTTAACGATACCATCATCACAGCACCTACTCATACCGGCACCATTTTGAAAGGTATCACCCGTGAATCTGTTCTCATTTTAGCGAAAGAAATGGGCTATGTGGTAGAAGAGCGCTTTATGACTGTTACGGAATTGGATAAATTATTGCAGGCAGGTAAATTGACCGAAGCCTTTGGGACTGGAACCGCTGCCACTATTGCTCATATTTCCAAAATTCATGTCAACGGTCAAGATTATGAGTTGCCATCCAAAGATGACGATGCATTCTCTAATCAAGTATTGAAAAAATTGGATGCCATCAAGTATGGCAAGATAGCCGATACCCACGGATGGATCCGAAAAGTATAA
- a CDS encoding cob(I)yrinic acid a,c-diamide adenosyltransferase gives MKIYTKTGDQGTTSLLGGRRVMKSDLRIESYGTVDELNSYIGLLRDQEVNKDREAVLKEIQDRLFTIGATLATEPGKENVKRPDLLEEDLFLLEKEIDTMEEGLPMLKNFILPGGHQIVSFCHIARTVCRRTERCVISLMEVEHVDELIVKYLNRLSDYLFVLGRKITQELGVDEVTWKPRN, from the coding sequence ATGAAGATTTATACTAAAACAGGCGATCAAGGGACCACTTCCTTGTTGGGGGGACGAAGAGTAATGAAATCCGATCTGAGGATTGAGTCCTATGGGACAGTTGACGAGTTGAACAGCTACATTGGATTATTAAGGGATCAGGAGGTCAATAAAGATCGTGAAGCGGTATTAAAAGAAATTCAAGATCGGTTGTTTACGATTGGTGCTACCTTGGCAACAGAGCCTGGGAAAGAAAATGTGAAGCGTCCGGATTTGTTGGAAGAAGATTTGTTTTTACTTGAAAAGGAAATTGACACCATGGAAGAAGGGCTTCCGATGTTGAAGAACTTTATACTTCCCGGTGGTCACCAAATTGTTTCTTTTTGTCATATTGCCAGAACCGTTTGTAGAAGAACTGAGCGTTGTGTGATTTCTTTGATGGAAGTCGAACACGTTGATGAACTAATTGTAAAATATTTAAATAGGCTTTCCGATTACCTTTTCGTGTTAGGAAGAAAAATCACTCAGGAGTTGGGTGTGGATGAGGTTACTTGGAAGCCGAGAAATTAA
- a CDS encoding ABC transporter ATP-binding protein — MKKIIETTDIQKTYKMGTEVVNALRSVSIEVNKGEYVAFMGPSGSGKSTLMNIIGCLDTPTAGTYILNNKNVSDMTENELAEIRNKEIGFVFQTFNLLPRASCLENVALPLIYAGYSKSDREERAFEALKNVGLADRVGHKPNELSGGQRQRVAIARALVNDPSIILADEPTGNLDSKTSYSIMELFHDLHQKGNTIIMVTHEDDIAHYAHRIVRLKDGLVESDTINPNPTRAAVVEPIM, encoded by the coding sequence ATGAAGAAAATCATTGAAACAACCGATATTCAGAAAACTTACAAAATGGGTACAGAAGTGGTGAATGCACTTCGTTCGGTTTCTATTGAAGTCAACAAAGGTGAATACGTTGCCTTTATGGGACCTTCGGGTTCAGGCAAATCTACGTTGATGAACATTATCGGTTGTTTGGATACGCCTACGGCTGGCACCTATATTTTGAATAATAAAAATGTCTCTGATATGACAGAGAATGAGTTGGCAGAGATTCGGAATAAGGAAATTGGCTTTGTTTTTCAAACGTTCAATTTGTTACCAAGAGCCTCTTGCTTAGAAAATGTAGCGTTGCCATTAATTTATGCAGGATATAGTAAATCCGATCGGGAAGAGCGTGCTTTTGAAGCCTTGAAAAATGTAGGATTAGCAGATCGGGTAGGGCATAAGCCGAATGAGTTGTCGGGGGGGCAACGTCAACGGGTCGCTATCGCGCGGGCATTGGTCAATGATCCCAGTATTATTTTGGCGGATGAGCCTACGGGAAACCTAGATTCCAAAACTTCTTACAGCATCATGGAGCTTTTCCATGATCTACATCAAAAGGGGAATACCATCATTATGGTGACGCACGAGGATGATATCGCACACTATGCGCACAGGATTGTCCGTCTCAAAGATGGTTTGGTCGAATCGGATACCATCAATCCTAACCCTACCCGAGCAGCGGTAGTTGAACCCATCATGTAA
- a CDS encoding type I restriction enzyme HsdR N-terminal domain-containing protein, with amino-acid sequence MIPERYAYLTEKLNFPEFSFDLKNVEGKIHIYDQLRKKYLVLTPEEWVRQHMIQYLIQFKNYPKSLISLEKGLIYNSLNKRFDLLTFNQKGEPLLLIECKAPEVQLNKKTVNQVTVYNQTIQAEIIGISNGKQHFFYRLNKEVNNYQQLTDLPNFI; translated from the coding sequence ATGATCCCAGAGCGATATGCATACCTAACAGAGAAGCTCAACTTTCCTGAATTTTCATTTGACTTGAAAAACGTGGAAGGTAAAATCCATATTTATGATCAATTGAGAAAAAAATATTTGGTCTTGACTCCTGAGGAATGGGTGCGACAACACATGATTCAATACCTCATCCAATTTAAAAATTATCCCAAAAGCCTGATTTCTTTAGAGAAAGGATTGATATACAATTCATTAAATAAGCGCTTTGATCTCTTGACGTTTAACCAAAAAGGAGAACCATTGCTGCTGATAGAGTGTAAAGCTCCAGAAGTACAACTCAATAAAAAAACAGTCAATCAGGTCACAGTATACAACCAAACCATTCAAGCGGAAATAATCGGAATTAGTAATGGTAAGCAACACTTTTTCTATAGACTTAATAAAGAGGTAAACAACTACCAACAGTTGACAGACCTACCAAATTTTATTTGA
- a CDS encoding Crp/Fnr family transcriptional regulator — MKVQQKATPCELCLSRKFSLFAGLGDQHLCHLSDNKNFITHKKGQTLFYEGTKPLGVFCINDGIVKVYKTASNGKDQIIRLAKKGDFLGYTSLLGEEVYSNSATIIEDAKICFVPRESFLKVLGEDNDFHRRVTKAICSDLGVMEEKLTDATQKSIRERLAFTLLKLSESYGLDGENSEKIDVMLTREEIAGLVGTATETVIRLLSEFKKDELIAFEGKKILVLDKKGLARISDFYG, encoded by the coding sequence ATGAAAGTACAGCAGAAAGCCACTCCTTGTGAACTCTGTCTCAGCCGTAAATTTTCCTTGTTTGCTGGACTTGGAGACCAGCATTTATGTCATTTATCCGACAATAAAAATTTCATTACTCATAAAAAAGGACAAACATTATTTTACGAAGGAACCAAACCTTTAGGTGTGTTTTGTATCAATGATGGCATCGTCAAAGTATATAAAACCGCTTCCAACGGAAAAGATCAGATTATACGATTAGCAAAAAAAGGTGATTTTTTGGGTTATACTTCCCTTTTAGGTGAAGAAGTGTATTCCAATTCAGCTACAATCATAGAAGATGCCAAAATTTGCTTTGTCCCCAGAGAATCGTTCTTAAAAGTACTCGGTGAAGACAATGACTTCCATAGAAGAGTCACCAAAGCCATCTGTTCGGACTTGGGTGTAATGGAAGAAAAACTGACCGACGCAACCCAAAAATCCATCCGAGAGCGGTTGGCGTTTACTTTGCTTAAGCTTTCCGAATCCTATGGTTTGGATGGAGAAAATAGCGAAAAAATTGATGTCATGCTAACAAGAGAAGAAATAGCTGGTTTAGTGGGTACAGCTACAGAAACAGTGATTAGGCTGCTTTCCGAATTTAAAAAAGATGAATTGATCGCTTTTGAAGGGAAGAAAATATTGGTATTAGATAAAAAAGGGCTGGCAAGAATCTCTGACTTCTACGGCTGA
- a CDS encoding rhodanese-like domain-containing protein, with translation MRSRHLYMIAFCWLITLQSHAQSTAFKLLLDTFYDKEFPTISPKGVSNLKNPLILDTREWNEFQTSHIKNAHYVGYNNFDISTIQEKDKSRPIIVYCSIGVRSQDIGKKLQEAGYVNVYNLYGGIFHWVNEENTVYKDDQPTKKVHAYNRAWGIWLNKGEKVYGD, from the coding sequence ATGAGAAGTAGGCACTTGTACATGATTGCATTTTGTTGGTTGATAACCCTTCAAAGTCATGCGCAATCCACAGCTTTCAAATTACTGTTGGATACTTTTTATGACAAGGAGTTCCCAACTATTTCTCCAAAGGGAGTTTCGAACTTAAAAAATCCACTGATATTGGATACGAGGGAATGGAATGAGTTTCAGACTTCCCATATTAAAAATGCGCACTATGTTGGTTACAACAATTTTGATATTTCTACCATCCAAGAAAAAGATAAATCAAGACCTATTATCGTATATTGTTCTATTGGCGTGAGAAGTCAAGATATTGGGAAAAAGCTACAAGAAGCAGGCTATGTCAACGTTTACAATCTTTATGGAGGTATTTTTCATTGGGTCAATGAAGAAAATACCGTTTACAAAGATGATCAACCCACCAAAAAAGTCCATGCTTACAACAGAGCTTGGGGTATTTGGTTGAATAAAGGGGAGAAAGTGTATGGGGATTGA
- a CDS encoding DUF547 domain-containing protein, protein MLQYIQLLFILLFVPVACGNSKLGMEGTSSPSHEIWDKLLQTHVSVDGKVNYQGFIQDKNKLQVYLDNLSQHAPDRKTWTQNEQLAYWINAYNAFTVKLIIDHYPLKSIQDLQPKLNIPLVNTVWNLEFFEIGGKKASLDEIEHKILRKEFDEPRIHFAINCASFSCPKLLNEAFMPAKLEKQLQATAVDFINDPKRNKISANAVEISQIFSWFKGDFTKNGSIIDYLNQYSAIKINPKAKVSHLSYDWSLNE, encoded by the coding sequence ATGTTACAATACATACAACTATTATTCATTCTCCTCTTTGTACCAGTAGCGTGTGGGAATTCTAAGCTTGGAATGGAAGGTACCTCTTCCCCCTCTCACGAGATCTGGGATAAGCTATTACAAACTCACGTAAGTGTGGATGGAAAAGTCAACTATCAGGGATTCATTCAGGACAAAAATAAGTTACAAGTATATCTCGATAACCTGAGTCAACATGCCCCTGATCGGAAAACTTGGACGCAAAATGAACAATTGGCCTATTGGATCAATGCCTATAATGCATTTACAGTCAAACTCATCATCGACCACTATCCATTGAAAAGCATACAAGATCTCCAACCCAAACTCAACATCCCATTAGTCAATACCGTTTGGAATTTGGAATTTTTCGAAATCGGTGGAAAGAAAGCAAGCTTAGACGAGATAGAACATAAAATTCTACGCAAAGAATTTGATGAGCCAAGGATTCACTTTGCTATAAACTGTGCCTCATTTTCCTGTCCAAAACTATTGAATGAAGCCTTCATGCCAGCAAAGTTGGAAAAGCAACTCCAAGCTACTGCCGTGGATTTTATCAACGATCCCAAGAGAAATAAAATTTCCGCTAATGCCGTGGAAATTTCCCAAATTTTTTCTTGGTTCAAAGGTGATTTTACTAAAAATGGCAGTATCATTGATTACTTGAATCAATATTCAGCAATAAAAATTAACCCGAAAGCGAAAGTGTCACACTTGAGCTATGATTGGTCATTAAATGAATAA
- a CDS encoding NAD(P)/FAD-dependent oxidoreductase: MNNSPYVIIGNGIAGITCARHIRKYNADAPILVISGESEHFFSRTALMYIYMGHMKYEHTKPYEDWFWEKNRIHLKRAWITDINLHQKTIHSSEGELIPFGTLIIATGSKPFTIGWPGEHLKGVQGLYSLQDLEQMEANTQGIQHAVIVGGGLIGIEMAEMLQSRHIDVTFLVREKNFWDNVLPEEEAKVINRHIKAHGVDLRLASELQEILSDEKGAVRAIRTAAGEEIPCQFVGLTIGVTPNIEFLKNQPTITTNKGVMVDQFFRTSVPDVYAIGDCAEFIEAPGSHRKNIEQVWYTGRMHGETLAYNLTHSDPMPYKPGIWFNSAKFFDLEYQTYGWVPNKIPAVLDTFYWENNEGTVAIRFTYDKTVGTIKGINTIGWRMRHAYFDRAIEEGWLFEKILSHLDRANFDAEFSKNYTPQVILAYNKAKNRSLSLPKKGLIRRLLTAFS, from the coding sequence ATGAATAATTCCCCTTACGTAATTATAGGAAATGGAATTGCAGGAATCACTTGCGCCAGGCACATCCGCAAATACAATGCAGATGCTCCCATCTTGGTGATTTCAGGAGAGTCCGAGCATTTTTTTTCACGTACAGCCCTGATGTATATTTACATGGGGCATATGAAGTATGAGCACACCAAACCTTACGAAGATTGGTTTTGGGAAAAAAACAGAATCCACTTAAAACGAGCTTGGATCACCGATATCAACCTCCATCAAAAAACAATTCACAGCAGTGAAGGAGAGCTCATACCGTTTGGTACACTTATCATTGCAACAGGTTCTAAGCCTTTTACTATTGGATGGCCAGGGGAACATCTAAAAGGTGTACAGGGATTGTACAGTTTACAGGATTTAGAGCAAATGGAAGCCAATACCCAAGGTATTCAGCATGCCGTAATCGTAGGCGGAGGTTTAATTGGTATCGAAATGGCTGAAATGCTCCAAAGCCGTCATATAGATGTTACCTTTTTGGTTCGGGAAAAAAACTTTTGGGACAATGTATTACCTGAAGAGGAAGCGAAAGTCATCAATAGGCATATCAAGGCACACGGTGTAGACCTTAGATTGGCTAGCGAATTACAAGAAATCCTCTCCGACGAAAAGGGTGCCGTCCGGGCCATACGTACTGCTGCAGGCGAAGAAATACCCTGTCAATTTGTGGGGCTTACTATTGGCGTTACGCCAAATATTGAGTTTTTAAAAAATCAACCTACTATTACAACTAATAAAGGGGTGATGGTGGATCAATTTTTCAGGACCTCAGTTCCAGATGTCTATGCAATTGGTGATTGTGCGGAATTTATTGAGGCACCCGGCTCCCATCGTAAAAACATCGAACAAGTATGGTACACAGGCCGAATGCATGGAGAAACCTTGGCTTACAATCTTACACACTCCGATCCAATGCCTTATAAACCTGGAATTTGGTTCAATTCTGCAAAGTTTTTTGACTTGGAATATCAAACCTACGGTTGGGTTCCAAACAAAATTCCAGCGGTACTTGATACTTTCTATTGGGAAAACAACGAAGGAACTGTAGCCATCCGTTTCACTTATGATAAAACTGTAGGGACAATTAAGGGAATTAATACCATTGGTTGGCGCATGCGTCATGCTTATTTTGATCGAGCAATTGAAGAGGGCTGGCTGTTTGAAAAAATTCTAAGCCATTTGGATAGAGCCAACTTTGATGCTGAATTTTCAAAAAACTATACTCCACAAGTAATCCTAGCTTACAATAAAGCTAAAAACAGAAGCCTATCCTTGCCAAAAAAAGGATTGATCAGAAGACTATTAACCGCATTTTCATGA
- a CDS encoding 4Fe-4S binding protein: MKTIQSLGIVLFCLALAFFSILPFIGSYTLRPELVEKNTKDIHQKQMLEILQPMYGELYSSNVAFIADFNKYFNNYNDALKASQSWDQVIWDNYALPLTKASSQSPVTENPWLYLGLTVFLAIVGALLYILPMYAGKLPGIKHDGIYFSSMKSKGLLGIITGSWLILFYIVLYWFPEYLTNLILMVDPLSMAISGNPASQWFLYGLIYTIAILVMGIRMFKKYKGNAYQRLRTGSVMFFQLAFAFMLPEILVLFNMPWHDFKNIWPLDYSFFYDYRLEGMTSSGALGMFMLIWGIILIIVAVPLLTYFYGKRWYCSWVCGCGGLAETLGDPYRQLSDKSLKAWSIERYLIHGVLVFAVVMTAVTLVNYFMEFELLGQATNQLHSIYGFAIGSAFAGVIGTGFYPLMGNRVWCRFGCPLAAYLGMVQRFKSRFRITTNGGQCISCGNCSTYCEMGIDVRWYAQRGQNIVRSSCVGCGVCASVCPRGVLKLENADEEGRLQDLPIIIGNKSITIKN, encoded by the coding sequence ATGAAAACGATACAATCACTAGGCATTGTCCTTTTTTGTTTGGCTTTGGCATTTTTCAGTATACTTCCTTTCATTGGATCCTATACACTTAGACCAGAGTTGGTAGAGAAAAATACCAAAGATATCCATCAAAAACAGATGTTGGAAATCTTGCAGCCTATGTATGGAGAGCTCTATTCTTCCAATGTTGCCTTTATTGCAGATTTCAATAAGTATTTCAATAACTATAACGACGCACTCAAAGCGAGTCAGTCTTGGGATCAAGTGATTTGGGATAACTATGCACTTCCCTTGACCAAAGCATCCTCGCAAAGCCCTGTTACCGAAAACCCATGGTTATATTTGGGGCTCACCGTATTTCTTGCGATCGTTGGAGCCTTACTTTATATCCTGCCCATGTATGCTGGAAAGCTTCCAGGTATTAAACATGATGGTATTTATTTTTCATCCATGAAATCAAAGGGACTTTTAGGCATTATCACTGGTTCTTGGTTAATTCTCTTTTACATAGTCCTTTACTGGTTTCCGGAGTATTTGACTAATTTAATTCTAATGGTAGATCCTCTCAGCATGGCCATTTCAGGTAATCCCGCGAGCCAATGGTTTTTATATGGACTGATCTACACCATTGCTATTTTAGTGATGGGGATACGGATGTTTAAAAAATATAAGGGCAATGCCTATCAACGCCTACGAACTGGCTCGGTAATGTTTTTTCAGTTGGCTTTTGCCTTTATGCTCCCAGAAATATTGGTCCTATTCAACATGCCTTGGCATGATTTCAAAAATATTTGGCCACTCGATTACTCCTTTTTCTACGATTATCGACTGGAAGGTATGACAAGTTCAGGCGCACTAGGAATGTTTATGCTGATATGGGGGATTATTTTAATTATCGTAGCAGTCCCTTTGCTGACCTATTTTTATGGAAAACGATGGTATTGCTCTTGGGTCTGTGGCTGTGGGGGCTTAGCCGAAACCCTCGGAGACCCCTATCGTCAGCTTTCTGATAAGTCTTTAAAAGCATGGAGTATTGAACGCTACCTGATTCATGGAGTCTTGGTTTTTGCAGTGGTGATGACGGCTGTTACCCTTGTCAATTACTTTATGGAGTTCGAATTGCTGGGACAAGCGACCAATCAACTGCACAGCATTTATGGCTTTGCTATCGGTTCAGCATTTGCAGGAGTCATCGGAACAGGCTTTTATCCTTTGATGGGTAATCGGGTTTGGTGTAGATTTGGATGCCCATTGGCGGCTTACTTAGGAATGGTACAGCGCTTTAAATCTAGATTTAGAATCACCACCAATGGAGGACAATGTATTTCTTGTGGAAATTGCTCCACCTATTGTGAGATGGGCATCGATGTACGTTGGTATGCGCAACGGGGCCAAAATATCGTCCGCTCATCCTGTGTGGGTTGTGGTGTTTGCGCTTCCGTGTGTCCAAGAGGGGTGCTAAAATTGGAAAATGCCGACGAAGAAGGTAGATTGCAGGACCTTCCTATCATCATTGGAAACAAATCCATCACGATCAAAAACTAA
- a CDS encoding cellulose synthase family protein, which translates to MIVLYIFVLLYAIAMLFILLYGFAQADLLIQYWKKPKEEKSLPVIPHDSLPKITVQLPIFNERYVVERLIHAVAKFNYPTNLLEIQLLDDSTDSTSDIIQKTIKNYPDINFDFIHRENRQGYKAGALKEGLAQAQGEFIAIFDADFVPDPNFILQTIPHFQDPEVGMVQSRWTHLNEDYSIFTRLQAFALDAHFTVEQTGRNRQQAFINFNGTGGIWRKSCILDAGNWEADTLTEDLDLSYRAQQKGWKFIYREDIESPAELPPVMSAIKSQQFRWTKGGAECATKHLKNVWREKHSLHKKWHATAHLLNAVLFVAVLTVAISSIPIWWGFYNELLPTWLFTIAKIFLAGFVIVAGVYLSANISLAKYKGASTLKFLWELPLFLMVSMGLSLHNSQAVIEGLTGKKSPFIRTPKYNLKKSDTWWSNPYHSLKMPITTYLEAGLALVFGYMLFLAISYEQLAMVVFHGMLFVGFSIVSVTSFLSYRSN; encoded by the coding sequence ATGATTGTACTTTACATCTTTGTGTTGCTGTATGCTATAGCCATGCTGTTTATATTGTTGTATGGATTTGCACAAGCTGATTTGCTCATACAGTATTGGAAAAAACCAAAAGAAGAAAAAAGTTTACCGGTAATTCCACATGATTCACTGCCGAAAATTACCGTGCAACTCCCCATTTTCAATGAGCGCTATGTGGTCGAACGTTTGATTCATGCAGTAGCCAAATTTAACTACCCAACAAATTTATTGGAAATACAGCTGCTAGATGACAGCACAGATAGTACTTCTGATATTATCCAAAAAACCATCAAAAATTATCCTGATATAAACTTTGATTTTATCCACCGGGAAAACCGTCAAGGTTATAAGGCAGGGGCATTAAAAGAGGGATTAGCTCAAGCTCAAGGTGAATTCATCGCCATTTTTGATGCAGACTTTGTTCCGGACCCAAATTTTATTCTCCAAACCATTCCCCATTTTCAGGATCCTGAGGTCGGTATGGTACAAAGTAGATGGACTCATCTCAACGAGGATTATTCGATTTTTACACGCTTGCAAGCCTTTGCTTTGGATGCTCATTTCACAGTAGAGCAGACGGGTAGAAACAGGCAGCAAGCATTTATCAACTTCAATGGAACGGGTGGAATTTGGAGAAAAAGCTGTATCCTAGACGCCGGCAACTGGGAAGCTGACACCTTAACCGAAGATCTTGACTTAAGCTACCGAGCGCAACAAAAAGGTTGGAAATTTATTTATAGGGAAGACATTGAATCACCCGCTGAACTCCCTCCGGTCATGTCAGCAATCAAATCCCAGCAATTTAGATGGACCAAAGGAGGAGCTGAGTGTGCTACCAAACATTTGAAAAATGTCTGGAGAGAAAAGCATAGTTTACATAAAAAATGGCATGCAACTGCCCATTTATTGAATGCGGTGTTATTTGTGGCAGTTTTGACAGTGGCTATCAGTTCTATTCCGATTTGGTGGGGCTTTTACAATGAATTATTGCCAACATGGTTATTTACCATTGCAAAAATTTTCTTAGCTGGATTTGTAATCGTAGCTGGAGTGTATCTTTCAGCAAATATCAGTTTAGCCAAATACAAGGGTGCAAGTACGCTCAAGTTTTTATGGGAATTGCCCTTGTTTTTGATGGTCAGCATGGGGCTTTCGCTGCACAATTCCCAAGCAGTCATCGAAGGACTCACCGGGAAGAAATCACCTTTTATCCGAACTCCAAAATACAACCTAAAAAAATCTGACACTTGGTGGAGCAATCCCTACCATTCCCTAAAAATGCCTATCACCACCTACTTGGAAGCTGGCTTGGCCTTGGTTTTTGGATACATGCTTTTCTTAGCAATTTCTTATGAACAGTTAGCTATGGTTGTATTTCATGGAATGCTCTTTGTAGGTTTTTCCATCGTCAGTGTCACATCCTTTCTAAGCTACCGGTCCAATTGA
- a CDS encoding bifunctional 3-deoxy-7-phosphoheptulonate synthase/chorismate mutase type II: MDTIRLNEWGFATDKPFVIAGPCSVETPQQLDATVGKLVEKGIQIIRGGVWKPRTRPNSFEGVGEIALPWIKDIKEKYGVSFAIEVASPYHVEKALEYGIDILWIGARSTVNPFTVQEIANALKGVDIPVLVKNPVNPDLALWIGALERINQAGIKRLGAIHRGFSNFNDQTYRNSPLWQIPLELKTRYPAIPLINDPSHICGKRDLIPMIAQMALDLDMDGLIIESHIHPDEAWSDVAQQLTPDDLGVLLEQLHVPNSSAENPIFKSKLELIREQIDEVDRALLSTLRQRMKLVEQAGVFKKENDQALFQMERWKKVFESRPEWAVQMQLNPDFIKELFQIIHVESIKVQAELMEGVEKKGS; this comes from the coding sequence GTGGATACAATACGCTTAAACGAATGGGGCTTTGCCACCGACAAACCTTTTGTAATTGCTGGTCCTTGCAGTGTAGAAACACCGCAGCAGTTGGATGCAACTGTTGGGAAATTGGTAGAAAAAGGTATTCAGATCATTCGTGGAGGTGTATGGAAGCCTCGTACGCGTCCAAATTCTTTTGAAGGAGTAGGGGAGATTGCCCTTCCTTGGATCAAAGATATCAAGGAAAAGTACGGTGTAAGCTTTGCTATAGAAGTCGCTAGTCCATATCATGTAGAAAAGGCATTGGAGTATGGCATTGATATTTTATGGATAGGAGCCCGATCGACTGTTAATCCATTCACTGTTCAGGAAATCGCGAATGCTTTAAAGGGAGTGGACATTCCTGTATTGGTGAAAAATCCTGTTAACCCTGATTTAGCTTTATGGATAGGTGCTTTGGAACGAATCAATCAAGCTGGAATCAAGCGTTTAGGGGCTATTCATCGCGGGTTTTCCAATTTTAATGATCAGACATATCGCAACAGTCCTTTATGGCAGATTCCTTTGGAATTGAAGACACGCTACCCGGCAATTCCTTTAATCAACGATCCAAGTCATATCTGTGGTAAAAGGGATTTGATCCCTATGATTGCTCAAATGGCCTTGGATTTGGATATGGATGGACTGATTATAGAGTCTCATATCCATCCTGATGAGGCTTGGTCGGATGTAGCCCAGCAATTAACGCCCGATGACCTGGGTGTGCTTTTGGAGCAATTACATGTCCCTAATTCATCCGCTGAAAATCCAATTTTTAAAAGTAAATTAGAGTTGATTCGGGAGCAGATTGATGAGGTAGACAGGGCCTTGCTTTCCACCTTACGTCAGCGCATGAAATTAGTAGAACAGGCAGGCGTTTTTAAAAAGGAAAATGACCAAGCTCTTTTTCAAATGGAGCGATGGAAAAAAGTGTTTGAATCCAGACCCGAATGGGCTGTTCAAATGCAGCTAAATCCCGATTTTATCAAAGAGCTCTTCCAAATTATCCATGTGGAGTCGATCAAGGTGCAAGCGGAGCTGATGGAAGGAGTGGAGAAGAAAGGATCGTAG